A region of Odocoileus virginianus isolate 20LAN1187 ecotype Illinois chromosome 11, Ovbor_1.2, whole genome shotgun sequence DNA encodes the following proteins:
- the PIGR gene encoding polymeric immunoglobulin receptor gives MSRLFLACLLAVFPVVSMKSPIFGPEEVASVEGRSVSITCYYPPTSVNRHTRKYWCRQGARGYCTTLISSGGYVSSDYMGRANLTNFPESGTFVVDISHLTQNDSGRYKCGLGISSRGLNFDVSLVVSQDPVQTSDVHVYPVELGRTVTINCPFTKANSQKIKSLCKEIGQACVQIIDSTGYKSFDYAERAHLSILGTDTSVFSIVINQIRSSDAGTYVCQAGDDAKADKSKAVLQVLEPEPELIYGDLRSSVTFDCTLGPEVANMAKFLCLQKNGKACDVVINTLGKKSRDFQGRILFQAKTNGVVSVHITSLRKEDAGRYVCGAQPEGEPQEGWPVQVWQLFVNEETVIPASPSVVKGVKGGSVTVSCPYNPKDANSLKYWCRWEEAQSGRCPQLVQSQGLVKEQYEGRLALFAEPGNGTFTVILNQLTDQDAGFYWCVTDGDSRWTSTVELKVVGGEPSLKAPKNVTAWLGEPFKLSCHFPCKFYSFEKYWCKWSNKGCSALPTQDDGPSQAFVNCDQNSQIVSLNLNTVTKADEGWYWCGVKEAHQYGETVAVYVAVENRVKGSQDTKQVKAAPGGAAIESRAGAIENKAVLDSRFFAEESAAKDAAGGPGAPVDTSRPAEHGGSSKVLVSTLVPLGLVLAAGVVAIGVVRARHRKNVDRISIRSYRTDISMSDFENSRDFEGRDNMGASPEAQETSLGGKDEFATTTEDTVENKEPKKTKRSSKEEADEAFTTFLLQANNLASAATQDGPREA, from the exons ATGTCGCGCCTGTTCCTCGCCTGCCTGCTGGCTGTGTTCCCAG TGGTCTCCATGAAGAGCCCCATCTTTGGTCCCGAGGAGGTGGCCAGTGTGGAAGGCCGCTCGGTGTCCATCACGTGCTACTACCCGCCCACCTCCGTCAACCGGCACACGCGCAAGTACTGGTGCCGGCAGGGAGCCAGGGGCTACTGCACAACCCTCATCTCCTCGGGCGGCTACGTCTCCAGCGACTACATGGGCAGAGCCAACCTCACCAACTTCCCGGAGAGCGGCACGTTTGTGGTGGACATCAGCCACCTCACACAGAACGACTCGGGTCGCTACAAATGTGGCCTGGGCATTAGCAGCCGCGGTCTCAACTTCGATGTGAGCCTGGTGGTCAGCCAAG ATCCTGTACAGACAAGTGATGTCCACGTCTACCCTGTAGAACTGGGCAGGACCGTGACCATCAACTGCCCTTTCACAAAAGCAAATTCTCAGAAGATAAAATCCCTGTGCAAGGAGATAGGCCAGGCTTGTGTCCAGATCATCGACTCCACCGGGTATAAGAGCTTTGACTATGCTGAGAGAGCACATCTCAGTATCCTGGGTACCGACACATCAGTGTTCAGCATTGTCATCAACCAAATCAGGAGCAGTGATGCTGGGACGTATGTCTGCCAGGCTGGGGACGATGCCAAAGCCGATAAGAGCAAGGCTGTCCTCCAGGTGCTAGAGCCTGAGCCTGAACTGATTTACGGAGACTTGAGGAGCTCGGTGACCTTTGACTGCACCCTGGGCCCCGAGGTGGCAAATATGGCCAAATTTCTGTGCCTGCAGAAGAACGGGAAAGCTTGCGATGTGGTCATCAACACGTTGGGGAAGAAGTCTCGGGACTTCCAGGGCAGGATCCTGTTCCAGGCCAAGACCAACGGCGTCGTCAGCGTGCACATTACCAGCCTGAGGAAAGAGGACGCGGGGCGCTACGTGTGCGGGGCCCAGCCTGAGGGTGAGCCCCAAGAGGGCTGGCCTGTACAGGTTTGGCAGCTCTTCGTCAATGAAG AGACCGTGATCCCCGCAAGTCCCTCCGTGGTGAAAGGTGTGAAGGGAGGCTCTGTGACCGTATCTTGCCCCTACAATCCGAAGGACGCCAACAGCCTGAAGTACTGGTGTCGCTGGGAAGAGGCTCAAAGCGGCCGCTGCCCGCAGCTGGTGCAGAGCCAGGGGCTGGTGAAGGAGCAGTATGAGGGCAGGCTGGCACTGTTCGCCGAGCCAGGCAACGGCACCTTCACCGTCATCCTCAACCAGCTCACCGACCAGGACGCCGGCTTCTACTGGTGCGTGACCGACGGCGACTCACGCTGGACGTCCACGGTGGAGCTCAAGGTTGTCGGAG gAGAACCAAGCCTCAAGGCACCCAAGAACGTCACGGCTTGGCTGGGAGAGCCCTTCAAGCTCTCCTGCCACTTTCCCTGCAAGTTCTACTCCTTTGAGAAGTACTGGTGTAAGTGGAGCAACAAAGGCTGCAGCGCCCTGCCCACCCAGGATGACGGCCCCAGCCAGGCCTTTGTGAACTGCGACCAGAACAGCCAGATCGTCTCCCTGAACCTGAACACGGTCACCAAGGCGGATGAAGGCTGGTACTGGTGCGGAGTGAAGGAGGCCCATCAGTACGGAGAGACAGTGGCTGTCTACGTGGCGGTGGAGAACAGAGTGAAGG GGTCCCAAGACACCAAGCAAGTGAAGGCTGCTCCTGGGGGGGCAGCAATAGAATCAAGGGCCGGGGCGATCGAGAACAAAGCCGTTCTGGACTCCAGGTTTTTCGCAGAGGAAAGCGCCGCGAAGGATGCTGCTGGTGGGCCCGGAGCACCTGTAGATACCAGCCG ccctgcagaACACGGCGGCAGCTCCAAAGTGCTCGTCTCCACCCTGGTGCCCCTGGGCCTGGTGCTGGCCGCGGGGGTCGTGGCGATCGGAGTGGTCCGAGCCCGGCACAGGAAGAATGTCG ACCGGATTTCAATCAGGAGCTACCGGACGGACATCAGCATGTCGGACTTTGAGAACTCCAGGGATTTTGAAGGACGTGACAACATGGGAGCCTCTCCAGAGGCCCAAGAGACATCTCTCGGAGGGAAGGACG AGTTTGCCACCACTACCGAGGACACAGTGGAGAACAAAGAACCCAAGAAGACGAAGAGG TCATCCAAGGAGGAAGCCGACGAGGCCTTCACCACCTTCCTCCTCCAGGCCAACAACCTGGCCTCCGCTGCGACCCAGGATGGACCAAGAGAAGCCTAG